The following are encoded together in the Xanthobacter autotrophicus Py2 genome:
- a CDS encoding translation elongation factor G (TIGRFAM: translation elongation factor G; small GTP-binding protein~PFAM: elongation factor G domain protein; protein synthesis factor GTP-binding; elongation factor Tu domain 2 protein; elongation factor G domain IV~KEGG: rpa:RPA3253 elongation factor G) — protein MPRTHAIEDYRNFGIMAHIDAGKTTTTERILYYTGKSHKIGEVHDGAATMDWMTQEQERGITITSAATTAIWAGKRLNIIDTPGHVDFTIEVERSLRVLDGAVCVLDGNQGVEPQTETVWRQADKYNVPRIVFVNKMDKIGADFYRCVEMIVDRVAGNPVCCQLPIGSENNFKGVIDLVRMKAVVWEDEALGAKYHDEEIPADLADKAAEYRNKLVEAAVELDDDAMTAYLDGVEPDVATLKSLIRKAVIGRKFNPVFCGSAFKNKGVQPLLDAVVDFLPSPIDRGAIKGIDFKTEEDTVRMPSDDEPTSVLAFKIMDDPFVGTITFCRVYAGKMETGMGLLNSTRDKRERVGRMLLMHANNREDIKEAYAGDIVALAGLKDVRTGDTLCDPAKAVILEKMEFPEPVIEIAIEPKSKADQEKLGIALSKLAAEDPSFRVSTDFESGQTILKGMGELHLDIKVDILKRTYKVDANIGAPQVAYRETITKKYEVDYTHKKQTGGTGQFARVKFIVEPNEVGKGFVFESAIVGGAVPKEYIPGVQKGLESVLGAGVLAGFPVVDVKVQLIDGAFHEVDSSALAFEIASRAAFREALQKGSPVLLEPIMKVEVVTPEDYTGSVIGDLNSRRGQIQGQDMRGNANVVNAMVPLANMFGYVNTLRSFSQGRATFTMQFDHYEQVPSNVAQEVQAKYA, from the coding sequence ATGCCCCGTACTCACGCGATCGAGGACTACCGCAACTTCGGCATCATGGCGCACATCGATGCCGGCAAGACCACGACCACGGAGCGGATCCTCTATTACACCGGCAAGAGCCACAAGATCGGTGAAGTCCATGATGGCGCCGCCACCATGGATTGGATGACCCAGGAACAGGAACGCGGCATCACCATCACGTCGGCCGCGACGACTGCGATCTGGGCAGGCAAGCGCCTGAACATCATCGACACCCCCGGGCACGTGGACTTCACCATCGAGGTGGAGCGCTCGCTCCGCGTGCTCGACGGCGCCGTGTGCGTGCTGGACGGCAACCAGGGCGTCGAGCCGCAGACCGAGACCGTGTGGCGCCAAGCTGACAAGTACAACGTGCCGCGCATCGTGTTCGTCAACAAGATGGACAAGATCGGCGCCGACTTTTACCGCTGCGTCGAGATGATCGTCGACCGCGTGGCCGGCAACCCCGTGTGCTGCCAGCTGCCGATCGGTTCCGAGAACAACTTCAAGGGTGTCATCGACCTCGTCCGCATGAAGGCGGTGGTGTGGGAAGATGAAGCCCTCGGCGCCAAGTATCATGACGAGGAGATCCCCGCGGATCTCGCCGACAAGGCTGCCGAATACCGCAACAAGCTGGTGGAAGCCGCCGTCGAGCTCGACGACGACGCCATGACCGCTTACCTCGATGGCGTCGAGCCGGATGTGGCGACCCTCAAGTCGCTGATCCGCAAGGCGGTGATCGGGCGCAAGTTCAACCCCGTGTTCTGCGGCTCCGCGTTCAAGAACAAGGGCGTTCAGCCCCTGCTCGACGCGGTGGTGGACTTCCTGCCGTCCCCCATCGATCGCGGCGCCATCAAGGGCATCGACTTCAAGACCGAGGAAGACACGGTCCGCATGCCTTCGGACGACGAGCCCACCTCTGTGCTCGCGTTCAAGATCATGGACGATCCCTTCGTCGGCACCATCACCTTCTGCCGGGTCTACGCCGGCAAGATGGAAACCGGCATGGGCCTGCTCAACTCCACCCGCGACAAGCGTGAGCGCGTCGGGCGGATGCTGCTGATGCACGCCAACAACCGGGAAGACATCAAGGAAGCCTATGCGGGCGACATCGTCGCCCTCGCCGGCCTCAAGGATGTGCGCACGGGTGACACGCTGTGCGATCCCGCCAAGGCCGTGATCCTGGAAAAGATGGAATTCCCGGAGCCGGTCATCGAGATCGCCATCGAGCCGAAGTCCAAGGCCGACCAGGAGAAGCTGGGCATCGCCCTCTCCAAGCTGGCTGCCGAGGACCCGTCCTTCCGTGTGTCCACGGATTTCGAGAGCGGCCAGACCATCCTCAAGGGGATGGGCGAACTGCACCTCGACATCAAGGTCGACATCCTGAAGCGCACCTACAAGGTGGACGCCAACATCGGCGCCCCCCAGGTGGCTTATCGCGAGACCATCACGAAGAAGTACGAGGTGGACTACACCCACAAGAAGCAGACCGGTGGTACCGGCCAGTTCGCGCGGGTGAAGTTCATCGTGGAGCCGAACGAAGTCGGCAAGGGCTTCGTCTTCGAGAGCGCCATCGTCGGCGGCGCGGTGCCGAAGGAGTACATCCCGGGCGTCCAGAAGGGCCTCGAGAGCGTGCTTGGCGCCGGCGTGCTGGCGGGCTTCCCGGTGGTGGACGTGAAGGTGCAGCTCATCGACGGCGCCTTCCACGAAGTGGACTCGTCCGCCCTGGCGTTCGAGATCGCGTCTCGTGCGGCGTTCCGTGAGGCCCTCCAGAAGGGCAGCCCGGTCCTGCTCGAGCCCATCATGAAGGTCGAGGTGGTGACGCCGGAGGATTACACCGGCTCCGTCATCGGCGACCTCAACTCCCGCCGTGGCCAGATCCAGGGCCAGGACATGCGCGGCAACGCCAACGTGGTCAACGCGATGGTGCCTCTCGCCAACATGTTCGGCTACGTGAACACCCTGCGCTCGTTCAGTCAGGGTCGTGCCACCTTCACCATGCAGTTCGACCACTACGAGCAGGTGCCGTCGAACGTCGCGCAGGAGGTCCAGGCCAAGTACGCCTGA
- a CDS encoding translation elongation factor Tu (TIGRFAM: translation elongation factor Tu; small GTP-binding protein~PFAM: protein synthesis factor GTP-binding; elongation factor Tu domain protein; elongation factor Tu domain 2 protein~KEGG: nha:Nham_1543 translation elongation factor Tu) gives MAKEKFNRSKPHCNIGTIGHVDHGKTSLTAAITKILAETGGATFTAYDQIDKAPEEKARGITISTAHVEYETQNRHYAHVDCPGHADYVKNMITGAAQMDGAILVVSAADGPMPQTREHILLARQVGVPALVVFLNKCDMVDDEELLELVELEVRELLSKYDFPGDDIPIIRGSALVALENGDPKLGRDAVLKLMEAVDAYIPQPERPVDLPFLMPIEDVFSISGRGTVVTGRVERGIIKVGEEVEIVGIRPTQKTTVTGVEMFRKLLDQGQAGDNVGILVRGTKREDVERGQVVCKPGTVKPHTKFKAEAYILTKEEGGRHTPFFTNYRPQFYFRTTDVTGVCTLPEGTEMVMPGDNVSMDVALIVPIAMEEKLRFAIREGGRTVGAGVVASIIE, from the coding sequence ATGGCCAAAGAGAAGTTCAACCGCTCGAAGCCGCACTGCAACATCGGCACGATCGGTCACGTGGATCATGGCAAGACGTCGCTGACTGCGGCGATCACGAAGATCCTTGCGGAGACGGGCGGCGCGACGTTCACGGCGTACGACCAGATCGACAAGGCGCCGGAAGAGAAGGCGCGCGGCATCACGATCTCGACCGCTCACGTGGAATACGAGACCCAGAACCGCCACTACGCGCACGTGGACTGCCCCGGGCACGCCGACTATGTGAAGAACATGATCACCGGCGCGGCGCAGATGGACGGCGCGATCCTGGTGGTGTCGGCGGCCGACGGCCCGATGCCGCAGACCCGCGAGCACATCCTGCTCGCCCGTCAGGTCGGCGTGCCGGCGCTGGTGGTGTTCCTCAACAAGTGCGACATGGTCGACGATGAGGAGCTGCTGGAGCTGGTCGAGCTGGAAGTGCGCGAGCTGCTGTCCAAGTACGACTTCCCCGGCGACGACATCCCGATCATCCGTGGCTCGGCGCTGGTGGCGCTGGAGAACGGCGATCCGAAGCTCGGCCGCGACGCGGTGCTGAAGCTGATGGAGGCGGTCGACGCCTACATCCCGCAGCCCGAGCGTCCGGTGGACCTGCCGTTCCTGATGCCCATCGAGGACGTGTTCTCGATCTCGGGCCGCGGCACGGTGGTGACCGGCCGCGTGGAGCGCGGCATCATCAAGGTCGGTGAGGAAGTGGAAATCGTGGGCATCCGCCCGACGCAGAAGACCACGGTCACCGGCGTCGAGATGTTCCGTAAGCTGCTCGACCAGGGCCAGGCCGGTGACAACGTCGGCATCCTGGTGCGCGGCACCAAGCGTGAGGACGTGGAGCGCGGCCAGGTGGTGTGCAAGCCGGGTACGGTGAAGCCACACACCAAGTTCAAGGCCGAAGCCTACATCCTGACCAAGGAAGAGGGCGGCCGTCACACCCCGTTCTTCACCAACTACCGCCCGCAGTTCTACTTCCGGACCACGGACGTGACCGGCGTGTGCACGCTGCCGGAAGGCACCGAGATGGTGATGCCGGGCGACAACGTGTCCATGGACGTGGCGCTGATCGTTCCGATCGCCATGGAAGAGAAGCTGCGCTTCGCCATCCGCGAGGGTGGCCGCACGGTGGGCGCCGGCGTCGTCGCCTCCATCATCGAGTGA
- a CDS encoding ribosomal protein S10 (PFAM: ribosomal protein S10~KEGG: rle:RL1773 putative 30S ribosomal protein S10), giving the protein MNGQNIRIRLKAFDHRILDASTREIVATAKRTGAQVRGPIPLPTRIEKFTVNRSPHIDKKSREQFEMRTHKRLLDIVDPTPQTVDALMKLDLAAGVDVEIKL; this is encoded by the coding sequence ATGAACGGCCAGAACATTCGAATTCGCCTGAAGGCGTTCGATCACCGCATCCTCGATGCGTCGACGCGCGAGATCGTCGCCACGGCCAAGCGCACGGGTGCGCAGGTGCGCGGCCCGATTCCGCTGCCGACGCGGATCGAGAAGTTCACCGTCAATCGCTCTCCGCACATCGACAAGAAGTCGCGCGAGCAGTTTGAGATGCGTACTCACAAGCGGTTGCTCGATATCGTCGATCCGACTCCCCAGACCGTGGACGCGCTGATGAAGCTCGACCTCGCCGCTGGCGTCGACGTCGAAATCAAGCTCTGA
- a CDS encoding ribosomal protein L3 (PFAM: ribosomal protein L3~KEGG: rpd:RPD_3184 ribosomal protein L3), whose translation MRSGVIAQKVGMTRIFTDAGEHVPVTVLKVESCQVVAHRTLDKNGYVAVQLGAGRRKPKNVTRAERGHFAVAQVEPKHKLAEFRVPEEALIPVGAEITADHFVVGQYVDVTGTTIGKGFAGGMKRHNFGGLRATHGVSISHRSIGSTGGRQDPGKTFKNKKMPGHMGDVTVTTQNLKVVMTDVERGLIAVEGAVPGHAGGWITVRDAVKKKLPAEAPKPGAFKLNGSEAAPAAEAVNEEGA comes from the coding sequence ATGCGGTCAGGCGTCATCGCCCAGAAGGTCGGCATGACCCGCATCTTCACCGATGCCGGTGAGCACGTGCCGGTCACTGTGCTGAAAGTTGAGAGCTGCCAGGTGGTTGCCCACCGTACGCTCGACAAGAACGGTTATGTCGCGGTCCAGCTTGGCGCTGGCCGTCGCAAGCCCAAGAATGTGACCCGCGCCGAGCGCGGCCACTTCGCGGTTGCCCAGGTTGAGCCCAAGCACAAGCTCGCCGAGTTCCGCGTGCCGGAAGAGGCGCTGATCCCGGTCGGCGCCGAGATCACGGCTGACCACTTCGTCGTGGGCCAGTACGTGGACGTCACCGGCACCACCATCGGCAAGGGCTTTGCCGGCGGCATGAAGCGCCACAATTTCGGTGGTCTTCGCGCCACCCACGGCGTGTCCATCTCGCATCGTTCGATCGGTTCGACCGGCGGCCGTCAGGACCCGGGCAAGACCTTCAAGAACAAGAAGATGCCTGGCCACATGGGTGACGTCACCGTCACCACCCAGAACCTCAAGGTCGTCATGACCGACGTCGAGCGCGGCCTCATCGCCGTCGAAGGCGCCGTTCCCGGCCATGCGGGCGGCTGGATCACCGTGCGCGACGCGGTGAAGAAGAAGCTGCCTGCCGAGGCTCCCAAGCCCGGCGCGTTCAAGCTGAACGGGTCCGAAGCGGCTCCCGCCGCCGAAGCCGTCAATGAGGAGGGCGCGTGA
- a CDS encoding ribosomal protein L4/L1e (PFAM: ribosomal protein L4/L1e~KEGG: rpe:RPE_3585 ribosomal protein L4/L1e), giving the protein MEITVKTLDGIEAGSVTLSDEIFGLEPRADILHRCVTWQLSRRQAGTHRTKGRSEINRTSKKMYKQKGTGNARHGAASAPQFRGGGRAFGPVVRSHAIDLPKKVRALALKHALSSKAKAAQIIVLDKVSLDDPKTKALKEHFAKLGLESVLIVDGAQVEQNVALAARNLPYVDVLPIQGINVYDILRRDTLVLTKAAVDALEARFK; this is encoded by the coding sequence ATGGAAATCACCGTCAAGACGCTCGACGGCATCGAGGCCGGTTCCGTGACCCTGTCGGACGAGATCTTCGGTCTCGAGCCGCGGGCGGACATCCTGCACCGGTGCGTGACCTGGCAGCTGTCGCGCCGTCAGGCCGGCACCCACCGCACCAAGGGCCGTTCGGAGATCAACCGCACGTCCAAGAAGATGTACAAGCAGAAGGGCACCGGCAACGCCCGTCACGGCGCCGCCTCCGCTCCGCAGTTCCGCGGCGGTGGTCGTGCCTTCGGTCCGGTCGTGCGCTCCCACGCCATCGACCTGCCGAAGAAGGTGCGCGCGCTCGCCCTGAAGCATGCCCTGTCTTCGAAGGCCAAGGCGGCGCAGATCATCGTGCTCGACAAGGTCTCCCTTGACGATCCCAAGACGAAGGCGCTCAAGGAGCACTTCGCCAAGCTGGGTCTCGAATCGGTCCTGATCGTGGACGGTGCCCAGGTGGAGCAGAATGTGGCGCTCGCGGCGCGCAACCTGCCCTATGTGGACGTGCTCCCGATCCAGGGCATCAACGTCTATGACATCCTGCGCCGCGACACCCTGGTCCTGACCAAGGCCGCCGTGGACGCGCTGGAGGCGCGCTTCAAATGA
- a CDS encoding Ribosomal protein L25/L23 (PFAM: Ribosomal protein L25/L23~KEGG: rpc:RPC_3446 ribosomal protein L25/L23), whose protein sequence is MSPQRTIEPRHYDVIRSPVITEKATAASEHNKVVFNVAKTATKPAIKEAVEKLFDVKVKSVNTLVRKGKVKIFKGRKGVQSDVKKAVVTLEEGQKIDITTGL, encoded by the coding sequence ATGAGCCCGCAACGCACCATCGAGCCGCGTCATTACGACGTGATCCGTTCCCCCGTCATCACCGAGAAGGCGACGGCGGCGAGCGAGCACAACAAGGTTGTCTTCAACGTCGCCAAGACTGCCACCAAGCCTGCCATCAAGGAGGCCGTGGAAAAGCTGTTCGACGTGAAGGTGAAGAGCGTGAATACGCTGGTCCGCAAGGGCAAGGTGAAGATCTTCAAGGGCCGCAAGGGCGTCCAGAGCGACGTCAAGAAAGCGGTCGTGACCCTCGAAGAGGGCCAGAAGATCGACATCACCACGGGCCTCTGA
- a CDS encoding ribosomal protein L2 (PFAM: ribosomal protein L2~KEGG: rpd:RPD_3181 ribosomal protein L2), with translation MALKHFKPVTPSLRQLVIVDRSGLYKGKPVKTLTEGKSSSGGRNNNGRITVRFRGGGHKQTYRLVDFKRTKRGVPAVVDRIEYDPNRSAFIALIKYEDGDLAYILAPQRLAVGDQVIAGEQVDVKPGNAGPLSSLPVGTIVHNVELKVGKGGQIARSAGTYAQIVGRDQGYVIVRLNSGEQRLVLGACYATVGAVSNPDHMNISLGKAGRNRWLGRKPHNRGVTMNPVDHPHGGGEGRTSGGRNPVTPWGFPTKGKKTRNNKATDKFIVSSRHKRKK, from the coding sequence ATGGCGCTGAAGCATTTCAAGCCGGTCACGCCGAGCCTTCGCCAGCTCGTGATCGTGGACCGCTCCGGCCTCTACAAGGGCAAGCCGGTGAAGACGCTGACCGAGGGCAAGAGCTCCTCGGGCGGCCGCAACAATAACGGCCGCATCACCGTCCGCTTCCGCGGCGGTGGTCACAAGCAGACCTATCGCCTGGTGGATTTCAAGCGCACCAAGCGCGGCGTCCCGGCGGTGGTGGATCGGATCGAATATGATCCGAACCGCTCGGCCTTCATCGCCCTCATCAAGTATGAGGACGGCGACCTGGCCTACATCCTGGCGCCGCAGCGCCTCGCGGTCGGCGACCAGGTGATCGCCGGCGAGCAGGTTGACGTGAAGCCGGGCAATGCCGGTCCGCTGTCCTCGCTGCCGGTGGGCACCATCGTCCACAACGTGGAGCTGAAGGTGGGCAAGGGCGGCCAGATCGCCCGGTCCGCCGGCACCTACGCGCAGATCGTCGGCCGCGATCAGGGCTATGTGATCGTTCGCCTGAATTCGGGTGAGCAGCGCCTCGTTCTCGGGGCGTGCTACGCCACCGTGGGCGCGGTCTCCAACCCCGACCACATGAACATCTCGCTCGGCAAGGCCGGGCGTAACCGGTGGCTGGGTCGCAAGCCGCATAACCGCGGCGTGACCATGAACCCGGTCGACCATCCGCACGGCGGCGGCGAAGGCCGCACCTCCGGTGGCCGTAACCCGGTCACCCCCTGGGGCTTCCCCACCAAGGGCAAGAAGACCCGCAACAACAAGGCGACGGACAAGTTCATCGTGTCCAGCCGCCACAAGCGGAAGAAGTGA
- a CDS encoding ribosomal protein S19 (TIGRFAM: ribosomal protein S19~PFAM: ribosomal protein S19/S15~KEGG: sit:TM1040_0253 ribosomal protein S19): MTRSVWKGPFVDGYLLKKAEAASGSGRRDVIKIWSRRSTILPQFVGLTFGVYNGHKHVPVNVSEEMIGHKFGEFAPTRTYYGHAADKKSKRR; this comes from the coding sequence ATGACACGGTCTGTTTGGAAGGGCCCGTTCGTCGACGGCTACCTCCTGAAGAAGGCGGAAGCCGCTTCTGGCTCGGGTCGCCGCGACGTTATCAAGATCTGGAGCCGGCGCTCCACCATCCTGCCCCAATTCGTGGGCTTAACCTTCGGCGTCTACAACGGTCACAAGCATGTGCCCGTGAACGTCTCCGAGGAAATGATCGGCCACAAGTTCGGCGAGTTCGCGCCGACCCGTACCTACTACGGACACGCGGCCGACAAGAAGTCGAAGCGGCGGTGA
- a CDS encoding ribosomal protein L22 (TIGRFAM: ribosomal protein L22~PFAM: ribosomal protein L22/L17~KEGG: mlo:mlr0298 50S ribosomal protein L22): MGKQAKPRALADNEAKAVLRNLRISPQKLNLVAGLIRGKKVATALADLEFSHKRIARDVRKCLESAIANAENNHELDVDDLVVAEAHVGKGLVMKRFSPRARGRASRIEKPFSHITIVVREVEERA, encoded by the coding sequence ATGGGTAAGCAGGCAAAGCCCCGCGCGCTCGCGGACAACGAAGCCAAGGCGGTGCTGCGCAATCTGCGCATCTCCCCCCAGAAGCTCAACCTGGTCGCGGGCCTGATCCGCGGCAAGAAGGTGGCCACGGCCCTCGCCGATCTCGAGTTCTCCCACAAGCGGATCGCCCGCGACGTGCGGAAGTGCCTTGAGAGCGCGATCGCCAACGCCGAGAACAACCACGAGCTCGATGTCGACGACCTGGTCGTCGCCGAGGCGCACGTGGGCAAGGGTCTGGTGATGAAGCGGTTCTCGCCGCGGGCGCGCGGTCGCGCCTCGCGCATCGAGAAGCCCTTCTCCCACATCACCATTGTGGTGCGGGAAGTCGAGGAGCGGGCCTGA
- a CDS encoding ribosomal protein S3 (TIGRFAM: ribosomal protein S3~PFAM: ribosomal protein S3- domain protein; KH type 2 domain protein; Ribosomal protein S3 domain~SMART: KH domain protein~KEGG: rpa:RPA3244 30S ribosomal protein S3), producing MGQKVNPVGLRLGINRTWDSRWFANKGEYGKLLHEDIKIREMLFKQLKQAAVSKVVIERPHKKCRVTIYSGRPGVVIGKKGADIDKLRKKVSEMTSSEVFINIVEIRKPEIDARLVAESIAQQLERRVAFRRAMKRAVQSAMRLGAEGIRINCSGRLGGAEIARLEWYREGRVPLHTLRADVDYGTATAFTTYGTCGVKVWVFKGEILEHDPMAQDKRQAEQEAGPSSRPQRRERGDRERGDRGDRDRGHRA from the coding sequence ATGGGTCAGAAGGTCAATCCGGTCGGGCTCCGGCTCGGCATCAACCGCACGTGGGACAGCCGCTGGTTCGCCAACAAGGGCGAATACGGCAAGCTGCTCCACGAGGACATCAAGATCCGCGAGATGCTGTTCAAGCAGCTCAAGCAGGCGGCTGTGTCCAAGGTGGTGATCGAGCGTCCGCACAAGAAGTGCCGCGTGACCATCTACTCCGGTCGTCCCGGTGTGGTCATCGGCAAGAAGGGCGCGGACATCGACAAGCTGCGCAAGAAGGTGTCGGAGATGACCTCCTCGGAGGTCTTCATCAACATCGTCGAGATCCGCAAGCCCGAGATCGACGCCCGTCTCGTCGCCGAATCCATCGCCCAGCAGCTCGAGCGCCGCGTGGCGTTCCGCCGGGCCATGAAGCGCGCGGTGCAGTCTGCCATGCGTCTCGGTGCCGAAGGCATCCGCATCAATTGCTCGGGCCGCCTCGGCGGCGCTGAGATCGCGCGCCTTGAATGGTACCGCGAAGGTCGCGTGCCGCTGCACACCCTGCGTGCGGACGTGGACTACGGCACCGCCACGGCCTTCACCACCTACGGCACCTGCGGTGTCAAGGTGTGGGTCTTCAAGGGCGAGATCCTCGAGCACGATCCCATGGCGCAGGACAAGCGCCAGGCCGAGCAGGAAGCCGGTCCCTCCTCGCGTCCCCAGCGGCGTGAGCGCGGCGACCGCGAGCGTGGCGATCGCGGCGACCGCGATCGCGGCCACCGCGCCTGA
- a CDS encoding ribosomal protein L16 (PFAM: ribosomal protein L16~KEGG: mes:Meso_1671 ribosomal protein L16), with product MLQPKRTKFRKQFKGRIHGVAKGGTELNFGEFGLKAVEPERVTARQIEAARRALTRHMKRAGRVWIRVFPDVPVSAKPTEVRMGKGKGAPEYWAARIKPGRIMFEIDGVSVETAREALTLAAAKLPIKTRFIQRIAE from the coding sequence ATGCTGCAACCCAAGCGCACCAAGTTCCGCAAGCAGTTCAAGGGACGCATCCACGGCGTCGCCAAGGGCGGCACGGAACTGAACTTCGGCGAGTTCGGCCTCAAGGCCGTCGAGCCGGAGCGTGTCACCGCCCGCCAGATCGAGGCGGCCCGCCGCGCGCTCACCCGTCACATGAAGCGTGCCGGTCGCGTGTGGATCCGCGTGTTCCCGGACGTGCCGGTCTCTGCCAAGCCCACGGAAGTGCGCATGGGCAAGGGCAAGGGAGCGCCCGAGTATTGGGCGGCCCGCATCAAGCCCGGCCGCATCATGTTCGAGATCGACGGCGTGAGCGTTGAGACCGCCCGCGAGGCGCTGACCCTCGCTGCGGCCAAGCTGCCCATCAAGACGCGCTTCATCCAGCGCATCGCCGAGTGA
- a CDS encoding ribosomal protein L29 (PFAM: ribosomal protein L29~KEGG: mes:Meso_1670 ribosomal protein L29), protein MKAEDVRALSPDQLADELLKLKKEQFNLRFQKATGQLENTARSKQIRRDIARIKTVQTDKRTGAPVQKAK, encoded by the coding sequence ATGAAAGCCGAGGACGTTCGGGCCCTCAGCCCCGATCAGCTCGCCGATGAGCTGCTGAAGCTGAAGAAGGAACAGTTCAACCTGCGCTTCCAGAAGGCGACGGGTCAGCTGGAGAACACCGCGCGGTCCAAGCAGATCCGCCGCGACATCGCGCGGATCAAGACCGTGCAGACCGACAAGCGTACCGGTGCGCCGGTGCAGAAGGCGAAGTGA
- a CDS encoding ribosomal protein S17 (PFAM: ribosomal protein S17~KEGG: bja:bsl5391 30S ribosomal protein S17), producing the protein MPKRVLQGVVVSDKTDKTVVVRVERRFTHPLLKKTVRRSKKYHAHDEANAWKVGDTVWIEEHRPISKLKNWIVIQGEKRAEV; encoded by the coding sequence ATGCCGAAGCGCGTGCTCCAGGGCGTCGTGGTGAGCGACAAGACTGACAAGACCGTGGTGGTCCGGGTGGAGCGCCGCTTCACTCACCCGCTGCTGAAGAAGACCGTGCGCCGGTCCAAGAAGTATCACGCCCACGACGAGGCTAACGCCTGGAAGGTGGGAGATACGGTGTGGATCGAGGAGCACCGGCCGATCTCCAAGCTCAAGAACTGGATCGTGATCCAGGGCGAAAAGCGCGCCGAGGTCTGA
- a CDS encoding ribosomal protein L14 (TIGRFAM: ribosomal protein L14~PFAM: ribosomal protein L14b/L23e~KEGG: atc:AGR_C_3539 50S ribosomal protein L14), whose product MIQMQTNLDVADNSGARRVMCIKVLGGSKRKYAHVGDIIVVSVKEAIPRGRVKKGDVMKAVVVRTAKDIRRVDGSVIRFDRNAAVLINNKRAQSWDQTIALSIARRNEGYTHSQHSNQREGGERIQAQPSPPHARRAVKTSFCR is encoded by the coding sequence ATGATCCAGATGCAGACCAATCTCGACGTGGCGGACAATTCCGGTGCGCGTCGCGTCATGTGCATCAAGGTACTTGGCGGTTCCAAGCGGAAGTATGCCCACGTGGGCGACATCATCGTGGTGTCGGTCAAGGAAGCTATCCCGCGCGGCCGCGTGAAGAAGGGCGACGTGATGAAGGCCGTGGTGGTTCGCACCGCCAAGGACATTCGTCGCGTCGACGGCTCGGTGATCCGCTTCGACCGCAACGCGGCCGTGCTGATCAACAACAAACGTGCTCAGAGCTGGGACCAGACAATCGCTCTTAGCATAGCTCGACGGAACGAAGGATACACACATTCACAGCACAGCAACCAAAGGGAGGGCGGTGAAAGAATACAAGCACAGCCATCCCCTCCTCATGCACGAAGAGCCGTGAAAACTTCATTCTGTCGGTGA
- a CDS encoding ribosomal protein S20 (PFAM: ribosomal protein S20~KEGG: bov:BOV_2098 ribosomal protein S20) has protein sequence MANTPSAKKAVRKIERRTEVNRSRRSRVRTYLRKLEDALTAGDATAATAAFQAAEPEIMRAVTKGVLHKNTASRKVSRLAARVKKLSAA, from the coding sequence ATGGCCAATACGCCTTCCGCCAAGAAAGCGGTGCGCAAGATCGAGCGCCGCACCGAAGTGAACCGGTCTCGCCGCTCCCGCGTGCGCACCTACCTGCGCAAGCTCGAGGATGCGCTCACGGCCGGTGACGCCACCGCCGCCACCGCGGCGTTCCAGGCGGCGGAGCCTGAGATCATGCGCGCCGTCACCAAGGGCGTGCTGCACAAGAACACTGCGTCCCGCAAGGTCTCGCGCCTTGCCGCTCGCGTGAAGAAGCTCAGCGCTGCTTGA